In the Deferribacter desulfuricans SSM1 genome, AATAAGTTTAATTATAGATAACCTTACTGGTTTACTTTTCTCCCCCTCAATATAAACATCATAATTTTCAACCAAATTTTGATCTTTTAAAATTTCCCATAAATTCTCATCTCTAACGTAATCTTTAATATTACAATTTTGAATTTCATCACCAAAAATCTCCAACGCAGCTTTATTACGAGTCAATATATTATAGTTCTCATCAAAAGTAATAATTGCATCGGGAATATTTTCTAAAATATTACGTAAATAATTTTCACTTTGCTGAACTTGAAGTTGTAAAGTAATAATATCAGTAATATCCCTTACTAATTCAACTACAGCTATTACTTTACCTTCATTATCTACAAGAGGTGATAAGATCACATCATAATAAAAAGTTTTAGCCCCTTGATTAATTTCTTTCCTAAAAGATTGAATATTCTTTGTTTCAAAAACCTTTTCCATTGTACATTCGACACAAGGTTTTATCTCATCCCAAATCATGGAATAACAATAATGCTCTTCCCCCTCTCCTAAATTTTCTTTAATTAAAGTATTTGCCCATATACATTTATAATTATGATCAACCAACGCAACCCCTTCCCCTATAGCTTCCACTATACTTTCAAATTTTTCATGCTCAATTTCAAAAAGTTGCTCAATCTCTTCCCTTTCATAATAAAATCTACCAATGTAATATCGTATTAAAATTAACGTAGAAATAAATAAAAAACCTATTATGATATCAATCAAAGAAACCCTTTCTATTTTATTTAAAACCCTAAAATAGCCTAATTTATCAGATAAAATATATAAATTTGTATCCCCAATAACTGTTGATTCTGAAACGATATATTCTTTATTGTTATATTTAAAAATAAAATTACCTTTCTTATATAAATTATCATCATAAAACTGGTCTCTTAAAAAATATACATCCTGCCCTTTTTTTATTACAAAATTAAAATCTTTTGGAACAAGAGATTTAATGGTTTCTATCAAATCTATTATTTTATAAAAATTGAAATCATTTTTTTTGACATGAAAAACAAGATATGGGATATTCTTTGAAAATATAATATCCTCGTTACCAACATTACTAAATGTTTTAAGCATATTTGGAATAAAAATAGAAGATGTATCCAGTATCAACTTATTTTTTTGTAAAACAACTAAATTTTCCACATCTATATTTTTGTTACTTTGTAATTCGTAAAAGATATCCTCTGTATTTAATACAAATTCCACATTCAGATCTTCAATCCTCTTTTTTATATTGTCTATTAAAGTTTGTTGATATGAAAAAGCATAAGATAAAAGTTTTGAATTGCTTTTATAATCAATAAAAACTAATGAACCAAAAATAAATAGCAGGAAAATAAATAAAAATAATAAAATTTCGTAAGTTTCAAAATATTTGAAATATTTCTTAAGTAAGTCCATTGAAACCAGTTTTTTCTAATAAGTGATAAACCACTATCGCAACAGAATTTGACAAGTTCAAACTTCTCATCCCTTCTTTCATAGGAATTCTATATAACCTATCACTATACAAATTTCTAATATCCTCTCTAAGTCCATAAGACTCATTACCAAATATCAATATCGATTTATTAAAATTAAATTCTCTACTAATCTCAGTATAATATTTTTTCCCAAATTTAGAAATAAAAAAATAACTATATTCCTTGTTGTTATATTTATCAAAAAATTCATTAATGCTCTTAATCCATTCCCAATCTAAGTAGTTCCAATAATCCATACCAGCCCTTTTTAAATATTTATCTGATATAGAAAAACCCAACCTACCAACAAGTAACAGTTTAGTATCAGTGACAGCACATAATCTAGCTATATTACCTGTGTTTTGTGGTATTTCTGGTTCAAAAAGCGCAACTATCATCTAAATTTTAAACTCCGGCTCTGAAATAAATGTTGATTTGCACATAGGACACTTAGAAGGCTTCTTAAAATGTTTTAAGTTAGTAAATTTAAATCCACATTTTTTACATATAGGATTTTTTACTTTTATTTTTACTCTACTTTTAGCAACCTCTTTTAAATGCTCTATAATATCCTTTTCAGGTATTGGTAATATTTTCGAAAGGTCTTTTGTTGAATAATAATCATCTTTTAATACTTCTAGCAGTTTTTGTCTAATAGTCCCCACAACGACCCCTTTTATTTAAACAGAAACTTTATCACAGTCTCCCCAAATTGATTCTAAATCATAAAATTTTCTAACATCATCTGTCATTAAATGAATTATCACATCACCAAAATCTATACAAACCCATCTTGATTTCCCAAGACCATCTACAGCAATGGGTAAAAGATCTTTTTCATGTTTCATCACAAATAACAGCTCATTAGCTACAGCTTCTAAATGCACCTCTGACGTACAGGTACAAATAACCATAAAATCAGCAATAGATGAAACATTTTTGATATCATATATTACTATGTCTTCACCTTTTTTATCATCTAAGACATTATAAATTAATTTTAAATTTTCCATCAAACCTCCTGATATAATTTATTCTCTTTTATATATTTAACAACTGGTTCTGGCAAATAATTATATATTGACCCGTTTAAAAACTTTTCTCTTATTTCAGTGCTTGATATAGGGATCTCTTTAGTTTTATATAAAATAATATTCCCATATTTTATATCAACAAAATCTGGAAAATTTACAACTCTCTTCAACAAAACTTCAGGTATCCGTTTTAGCATAATATCAAAAGGCATCTCTTTCCTATTTGCAACTATAAAATTAGAGTAATTAAATAAATTCTCCCAGTTTTGCCATGTTTCAATGGTGGCAAAAATATCACTACCTGTTAAAAAATATAAATAACTGTCATCATATAAACTTCTAAAATGTTTTAATGTATTAAAAGTATATGAGACACCATCCAAATTCAATTCATAATCTGAAACCACAAAATTCCCTTCTAAACAGCATTCAACAGCCCTTTTAACCATCTCAAACCTTTTTACAGGGTCAACAAGCCCAAAATTTTTATGAGGTGGGATTTTCGCTGGTATAAAATAGAATTTATCAATATTAAAATCCTTATAGACCCTTTTTGCAAGCTCTATATGACCATTATGTATTGGATTAAATGTACCACCAAATAATGCAACTCTCAAATTTTTCCTCTTATTCCCTTATGTGCCCATCACCATAAACTATATACTTGGTGGTTGTCAAATCATAAGCACCCATTGGACCCCTGCAATGCAATTTTTGAGTACTAATACCTATTTCAGCTCCTAATCCAAACTCAGCACCATCAGTAAACCTCGTAGAGGCATTTACATATACTGCAGCTGCATCCACACTCTCAAGAAATTTTTGAGCAGTGGTATAATTTTCTGTTACAATTGATTCCGAATGAGATGACCCATATTTATTAATATGCTCAATAGCTTCCTCATCACTTTCTACAACTTTGACTGACAATATTAAATCCAGATACTCCGCTTCCCAATCTTCTTCTGTTGCAATATTAATATCAATAATATTTCTCACTTTTTCACAACCTCTAAGTTCTACACCAAATCTATCATATTCTTTTTTTAATCGAGGTAAAATTTCATCTGCCACATCTTTATGTATTAATAAAGTTTCCATAGCATTACAAACACCAGGTCTTTGAACCTTAGCATTAACAGCAATTTTAACTGCCTTCTCTAAATCTGCATCTTTATCGATATATGTGTGACACACACCTTTATCGTGTTTTACAACTGGGATAAAACTGTTTTCAGTAACAAATTTAATTAAACCTTCCCCTCCCCTTGGAATTATCAAATCTATATAATCTTTAGCTTTGAGCATATCCATTATGTATTTTCTTTCAGGGTCCTCTAAAATATAAACCAAATTGTCATCCAAACCTTCTGAAACTAAAGCTTCCTTTATAATATCTCCCAAAATTCTATTAGAGTTCAAAGCTTCTTTACCGCCTCTTAAAATTGATGCATTGCCTGATTTTAAACACAATGCAGCAGCATCAACAGTAACATTTGGTCTTGATTCATAGATGATACCAATAACACCAATGGGAACTCTAACCTTGTAAATTTTTAAACCGTTTGGCCTTTTAAAACCTCTGTCAATCATACCAACAGGATCATCCTGAGCAACAATATCCATTACTCCACTAATCATCGAATCAATTCGTTTATCATTTAACAATAATCTATCTATTAAAGCTTTATTTAACCCTAATCTTTTACCGTTTTCTATATCTTTCTGATTTTCAGATTTAATCTTTTCTCTCGATTTATCTATTAAATCAGCAATTTTTTTTAAAACATTATCCTTTTTCTCACTTTTTAAGTGCATTAAAGTTAATGAAGCATTTTTAACCTTTTTAAACTCATCATAAATGTTCATTATTACCCCTCCAAAAAATCTGATAAAACAAAATCATCTCTATGTATTACCTCATCACTAAATTTATATCCTAAAATTTTCATAATTTCTGTAGTCTTTTTACCCTTAATCTTTTCAATTTCCTGATGATTATAACGAACCTTACCACGTCCTAACTCAATCCCATTAATATCAACAATTTTCACAATATCTCCAACACTAAATCGACCTTTAACATCAACAATACCACTTGGTAGCAAGGATGTGTATTTATTAATTAAAGCATTTCTAGCTCCATTATCAACCACAATTTCCCCTTTAGGGATTGTGGCATATGCAATCCATAACTTCCTTTTTTTCAAAGGATCTTCAAGATGCGAGAAAAATGTCCCAATTTCTTCACCATTTAAAAACTTAACAATATTATCAGGATCCTTACCATTTATTATCCCCACATAACAACCTGCATTAAGTGCCTTCTTTGCAGCTAATATTTTGGACTTCATTCCACCAGTACCAACATTTGAAATTGAATCTCCAGCCATGCTCAACAGTTTACTATCAAAATATTTAATTTCGTTAATTAAGACAGCATCTTTGTGTTTTGTAGGATCTTTTGAAAAAAATCCATCAACATCTGATAAAATCAACAACAACTCTGCTCCAATAAGCCCTGCTATCAGAGCAGAAAGATTATCATTATCGCCAAAACTATCAACAAATTTCAGCTCTTCAACTACTACAGTGTCATTTTCATTAACGATTGGCACCACAGAGTGCTTAAATAACTCTCTTATGGTGTATTTAGCATTTAGATATCTTCTTCTATTGGCAAAATCATCTTTCGTTATCAAAATTTGTGCTACTTTTATATTATACTCATCAAAGGCATCTTCATAAATTTGAATAAGCTTTGGTTGGCCAATAGCGGCACAGGCTTGCCTTAAAGCTATATCTTTCGGTTTCGTTCCAATACCCAACTGCTGCATCCCAGCAGCTATTGCTCCAGAACTTACTATTAAAATATTTTTAATATCTTTTTTGATTTTATGAATAGTTTTGGCTAAAGTTCTAATATATTCTTTATCGATATATCTACTGTTGTTTGTTAAGAGGTTACTTCCGATTTTTATGACTAAGGTTTTAATGTCGGGTAATTTTCTCATATAATAATCAAACTGGGGCGGCAGGATTCGAACCTGCGAATGGCGGATCCAAAGTCCGCTGCCTTGCCAGCTTGGCTACGCCCCAATATCAAACTCGAGCCCTCTTAATATATAAAAAATCATTTCTTGTCAAGAAATTTTACCTCAGATTATTTTATTTTTTTCTAACAGATAATAAAAATAAATATAATAAAAAACCCCCATAAAGGGGGTCTTTTTATTTATGTATCTTCTTGGCTTCCCTTGCAGCCCAATCTTTAGTTTCTCCAGCATGGCAACTAGGAATTAAACAAGAAAATTCTAGAGATAATTCGCTTTTAGCATATTTGCTATCTTTGGTAAACATTATATAGTTTGCAGATGTATTAATTTTGAAAAGATGAGATCTAACATCACCTACATACTTAGCCTTTTTGATTGCTGATTTCGCAGCTTTTGGCATGTGACAACTAATACAGTCAACTTGATTTTTACCATGAACTGTTTTAGCAAATTTTGACGCTACATCATCATGGCAATCTGCACATTTAGTTTTTATACTTACTACAGCCTTTGCATGAGGATCATGACATTCAACACAATTCAAATCTTTATGTGCACCAGCTAATAACTCATTATACTGTTCATGATGTCTTATGAACCCTTTACTAGCTGGTATCTTATCCGCTGAGCCTCTAATATGACATTTCCCACAAGCTTTAGAGCTTCTATCTACAGTAAGTTTAACAGCCTTAGGATTTTCAATATGTGCTGAAGCTGGACCGTGACACTCTTCACACTGAATCCCATCAAATGACCACGTACCTATCATACCTGGTCTACCATCTTGATGTCCTTCAGGAGAATAATTTGTCATATGACAAGGACCACACTTGTAAGGCTTGATCTGTCCTGCATGATAGTATGACCATGAACCGTCTTCAAGATTATATTGAGTTTTCATTTTATTCCCTTTTTTATCTGTAGTGATAATATAACCATCCAACCCTATATAACGAGCTTTCTTAGTTTTACCACCAATCACATAAGAAATATCATCCCAAGTATAACCTTTAGGTAATGGTAAACCAGCTTTTCTTGCAAGCTCAGCTTTTCTCAGTTTGTAAGGATGGCCAGATTCCACAAACAGATTATATTCCTCTTCATGACAGGATTTACAAACCTCAGAACCTACATAACCTACCCCTTTTTTCTTTTCTGAAGCAAAACCTAAAAGAGAAAAAAATAGCATAAAACTCAAAATAATAAAAATAAACCGTTTCATAATTACCTCCTACAAATTTTTGAGACTACCCATGATATTAATATCTTTTGAAATGGAAAGGAAATCCAGATAATAGTTTTTCTCTTTTTAGAACTTTTGTGAAATAAAATTCACAACTTATTTTATTTAAACAGATTGTTAATACACTTAAAAACCTTTAAACCATATTCAGTCATTAAATAATACCCATCATTTTTAACAATTAGATTATTCTTTAATAATATTTTTAGATGAAAGTTAAGTTTTGTATGATCTTCAAAATCAAGATTTCTAACAATTTCCATAAACTTCATTCTTTTTTCTTTAATCAATAACTGGACTATATTTCGCCTGATATTATTTGAAAGACAGTATAAAATATCATCAACCTCATTACCCATACATTCTTTATTAACAAATTTCAATTCTTCCAATGACTTCATTATCTTAACCATCAATTCTTCAAACTTAAAAGGTTTTGATACAAAATCATTTGCACCATTTTTTATCGCGTCAACAGCCAAATCATAAGTTGGAAATGCAGTCATCAATATTATCCTAATCAACTTATCAGTTTCTC is a window encoding:
- a CDS encoding PAS domain-containing sensor histidine kinase gives rise to the protein MDLLKKYFKYFETYEILLFLFIFLLFIFGSLVFIDYKSNSKLLSYAFSYQQTLIDNIKKRIEDLNVEFVLNTEDIFYELQSNKNIDVENLVVLQKNKLILDTSSIFIPNMLKTFSNVGNEDIIFSKNIPYLVFHVKKNDFNFYKIIDLIETIKSLVPKDFNFVIKKGQDVYFLRDQFYDDNLYKKGNFIFKYNNKEYIVSESTVIGDTNLYILSDKLGYFRVLNKIERVSLIDIIIGFLFISTLILIRYYIGRFYYEREEIEQLFEIEHEKFESIVEAIGEGVALVDHNYKCIWANTLIKENLGEGEEHYCYSMIWDEIKPCVECTMEKVFETKNIQSFRKEINQGAKTFYYDVILSPLVDNEGKVIAVVELVRDITDIITLQLQVQQSENYLRNILENIPDAIITFDENYNILTRNKAALEIFGDEIQNCNIKDYVRDENLWEILKDQNLVENYDVYIEGEKSKPVRLSIIKLINDNRLHYLMIVRDMTKIRELESKLVEKEKLSALGLLAGGVAHEINNPLVGILNFAQLLDKKLPENSYEKKLVKTIIEASKDTKQIVNNLLAFARHKDSDVSNVDLKDSLDFAIKILGSKIRDKKVDVKVDIFCDTNVLANKGKLHQLIINLLSNAIDAVDENGKIDILFDKLEDKRVFKIKDYGKGIPEDVSQKIFDPFFTTKGLGKGTGLGLAIVKSIVDEYGWEIDVKSEVGKYSEFIIYI
- a CDS encoding tRNA (cytidine(34)-2'-O)-methyltransferase, coding for MIVALFEPEIPQNTGNIARLCAVTDTKLLLVGRLGFSISDKYLKRAGMDYWNYLDWEWIKSINEFFDKYNNKEYSYFFISKFGKKYYTEISREFNFNKSILIFGNESYGLREDIRNLYSDRLYRIPMKEGMRSLNLSNSVAIVVYHLLEKTGFNGLT
- the rsfS gene encoding ribosome silencing factor, translated to MENLKLIYNVLDDKKGEDIVIYDIKNVSSIADFMVICTCTSEVHLEAVANELLFVMKHEKDLLPIAVDGLGKSRWVCIDFGDVIIHLMTDDVRKFYDLESIWGDCDKVSV
- the nadD gene encoding nicotinate (nicotinamide) nucleotide adenylyltransferase, which encodes MRVALFGGTFNPIHNGHIELAKRVYKDFNIDKFYFIPAKIPPHKNFGLVDPVKRFEMVKRAVECCLEGNFVVSDYELNLDGVSYTFNTLKHFRSLYDDSYLYFLTGSDIFATIETWQNWENLFNYSNFIVANRKEMPFDIMLKRIPEVLLKRVVNFPDFVDIKYGNIILYKTKEIPISSTEIREKFLNGSIYNYLPEPVVKYIKENKLYQEV
- a CDS encoding glutamate-5-semialdehyde dehydrogenase — protein: MNIYDEFKKVKNASLTLMHLKSEKKDNVLKKIADLIDKSREKIKSENQKDIENGKRLGLNKALIDRLLLNDKRIDSMISGVMDIVAQDDPVGMIDRGFKRPNGLKIYKVRVPIGVIGIIYESRPNVTVDAAALCLKSGNASILRGGKEALNSNRILGDIIKEALVSEGLDDNLVYILEDPERKYIMDMLKAKDYIDLIIPRGGEGLIKFVTENSFIPVVKHDKGVCHTYIDKDADLEKAVKIAVNAKVQRPGVCNAMETLLIHKDVADEILPRLKKEYDRFGVELRGCEKVRNIIDINIATEEDWEAEYLDLILSVKVVESDEEAIEHINKYGSSHSESIVTENYTTAQKFLESVDAAAVYVNASTRFTDGAEFGLGAEIGISTQKLHCRGPMGAYDLTTTKYIVYGDGHIRE
- the proB gene encoding glutamate 5-kinase produces the protein MRKLPDIKTLVIKIGSNLLTNNSRYIDKEYIRTLAKTIHKIKKDIKNILIVSSGAIAAGMQQLGIGTKPKDIALRQACAAIGQPKLIQIYEDAFDEYNIKVAQILITKDDFANRRRYLNAKYTIRELFKHSVVPIVNENDTVVVEELKFVDSFGDNDNLSALIAGLIGAELLLILSDVDGFFSKDPTKHKDAVLINEIKYFDSKLLSMAGDSISNVGTGGMKSKILAAKKALNAGCYVGIINGKDPDNIVKFLNGEEIGTFFSHLEDPLKKRKLWIAYATIPKGEIVVDNGARNALINKYTSLLPSGIVDVKGRFSVGDIVKIVDINGIELGRGKVRYNHQEIEKIKGKKTTEIMKILGYKFSDEVIHRDDFVLSDFLEG
- a CDS encoding multiheme c-type cytochrome — its product is MKRFIFIILSFMLFFSLLGFASEKKKGVGYVGSEVCKSCHEEEYNLFVESGHPYKLRKAELARKAGLPLPKGYTWDDISYVIGGKTKKARYIGLDGYIITTDKKGNKMKTQYNLEDGSWSYYHAGQIKPYKCGPCHMTNYSPEGHQDGRPGMIGTWSFDGIQCEECHGPASAHIENPKAVKLTVDRSSKACGKCHIRGSADKIPASKGFIRHHEQYNELLAGAHKDLNCVECHDPHAKAVVSIKTKCADCHDDVASKFAKTVHGKNQVDCISCHMPKAAKSAIKKAKYVGDVRSHLFKINTSANYIMFTKDSKYAKSELSLEFSCLIPSCHAGETKDWAAREAKKIHK
- a CDS encoding response regulator, with protein sequence MNKILILDDDEQLLGNLKELFEDNDFTVFTCSDPGKALEILEYESPKILLVDYLMPQIDGINFIKKIRETDKLIRIILMTAFPTYDLAVDAIKNGANDFVSKPFKFEELMVKIMKSLEELKFVNKECMGNEVDDILYCLSNNIRRNIVQLLIKEKRMKFMEIVRNLDFEDHTKLNFHLKILLKNNLIVKNDGYYLMTEYGLKVFKCINNLFK